From the genome of Flavobacterium ovatum, one region includes:
- a CDS encoding outer membrane beta-barrel protein: MFKSHFSVLFLFISFFTYAQESYFIQGQVLDINTQQPLEAANVYFSVVKDSLKLGATTTDNSGRFKLRLKKYENTAFLNVSYVGHENYRDELAGITESKDLGTIYLFSTENILKDVVITTAAPPIKIKQDTLEYNAASFKVRPDDNVDAVLKELPGFVIDDEGKITVNGKEVSQILVNGKAFFGKDGAVALQNLPADIINKIQVSDFKTKKEELAGDDAASDFLSVNLTIDEKKNKGYFGKFLGGYGTDDRFEGSFLVNQFDNKQRISAVGATNNINLSGFSIDEAFGDDKGKSNGDVGATISRKGITTTNLAGLNYFNEWSDQLETTGDYSFNNSVNNNAKKSTQTRFLPTGNITTISDSDAKTENTNNKLNFELEYSPSKTTQIVVEPRLRKSTYENNGSSSSISSNEAGDLLNENIGTSSRKTDQLSFDNEITVNKNFIKRSRNLNFSLTNNNSKNDLLGFNNNSIKSFTSGITKLRNQLNDNTIQRDYYYAQVEFTEPISKVVRMRVGADYKWDKRITDEKTFNYDSTAVAYSIFNDSQSSYIASNQRTIAPKMGFYYDDKVFSFNVRNSTAMVQYDNSSFYRGNNTDLKSNYFIPEWHTQFKYKVDRSNYAQLKYDYRVNLPTAYQLLPVLDISSTVNTVIGNPDLDPIKKHSFSFNFRNYNMKKRSGYYVYMKADIIDSDIISARVYADDGTSSTTFININDIYKTSLGASWNNYIKKNGNTFRYGVGFKTDYSFDKGFVNNVFYDAKILSFSPRVYSSFNYGDLFTVAPSYSFNYVESKYKNYSIDARANVVHKLNLRTTNYFGEKWVLSNDFGYSYNSNSGNGYRNDYKLWNMSLGYTFLDKMLTARMKVFDLLNQNQGYTRSITDTSIRDEENTVLKRYAMFSLIYKIKNFGGMKPPSLDGNRNSGGRKRNRDD, translated from the coding sequence ATGTTTAAAAGCCATTTTTCAGTACTCTTCTTATTTATTTCATTTTTTACATATGCTCAGGAAAGCTATTTTATTCAGGGACAAGTACTGGATATCAATACCCAACAGCCTCTTGAAGCTGCCAATGTTTACTTTTCTGTTGTAAAAGATTCCTTGAAATTAGGTGCTACGACAACTGATAATTCAGGGAGATTTAAACTTAGATTAAAAAAATATGAAAACACGGCTTTTTTGAATGTATCATATGTAGGGCATGAAAATTACCGAGATGAATTAGCGGGAATTACGGAGAGTAAGGATTTAGGAACTATATATTTATTCAGTACTGAAAATATATTGAAAGATGTGGTTATTACAACGGCAGCACCTCCAATAAAGATTAAACAAGATACTTTGGAATATAATGCCGCGTCATTCAAGGTGCGTCCCGATGATAATGTTGATGCTGTGTTGAAAGAATTGCCTGGCTTTGTGATTGATGATGAAGGTAAAATTACAGTTAATGGTAAGGAAGTAAGTCAGATTTTGGTAAATGGGAAAGCCTTTTTCGGAAAAGATGGAGCGGTAGCTTTACAAAATTTACCAGCTGATATTATCAATAAAATTCAAGTTTCGGATTTTAAGACAAAGAAAGAAGAGTTGGCTGGTGATGATGCAGCATCTGATTTTTTGAGTGTGAATTTGACTATTGACGAAAAGAAAAATAAAGGGTATTTTGGGAAATTTCTTGGGGGGTACGGAACTGATGATCGGTTTGAAGGTAGCTTTTTGGTTAATCAATTTGACAACAAGCAACGAATTAGTGCGGTAGGTGCGACAAACAATATCAACTTGTCTGGTTTCTCCATTGATGAGGCATTTGGTGATGATAAAGGGAAATCCAATGGTGATGTAGGAGCTACGATTTCTAGAAAAGGGATAACCACGACTAATTTAGCAGGATTGAATTACTTTAATGAATGGTCTGATCAATTGGAAACCACAGGTGATTACTCCTTTAATAATAGTGTAAATAACAATGCTAAAAAATCTACACAAACTCGTTTCTTGCCCACAGGGAATATTACGACAATATCTGATTCTGATGCTAAAACAGAAAATACAAATAATAAATTAAATTTTGAATTAGAATATAGTCCTTCAAAAACAACACAGATTGTAGTGGAGCCAAGGTTGCGTAAATCAACTTATGAAAATAACGGATCTTCATCAAGTATTTCGAGTAATGAGGCAGGTGATTTGTTGAATGAGAACATAGGTACATCCTCTCGTAAGACAGACCAGCTCAGTTTTGATAATGAAATTACAGTCAATAAGAATTTTATAAAAAGATCTCGAAATTTAAACTTTTCATTAACCAATAATAATTCCAAAAATGATCTTTTGGGTTTTAATAACAACTCTATAAAGTCATTTACTAGTGGGATAACTAAATTGCGAAATCAATTGAATGATAATACAATTCAACGAGATTATTATTATGCGCAAGTAGAGTTTACAGAGCCTATATCTAAAGTGGTAAGAATGAGAGTAGGGGCGGATTATAAATGGGATAAGAGAATTACAGACGAAAAAACTTTTAATTACGATAGTACCGCGGTAGCTTATTCTATTTTTAACGATTCGCAATCGAGTTATATAGCTTCCAATCAAAGGACAATTGCCCCAAAAATGGGCTTTTATTATGATGATAAAGTATTTTCATTCAATGTGAGAAATAGTACTGCAATGGTACAATATGATAACTCATCTTTTTACCGGGGTAATAATACGGACTTAAAATCAAATTATTTTATACCAGAATGGCATACTCAGTTCAAATATAAGGTTGATAGATCAAACTACGCCCAATTGAAATACGATTATAGGGTCAATTTGCCAACTGCGTATCAATTGCTACCGGTGTTAGATATTAGTAGCACAGTAAATACAGTTATAGGAAATCCAGATTTAGATCCTATAAAGAAACATAGTTTTAGTTTCAATTTTAGAAATTATAATATGAAAAAACGCTCTGGATATTATGTTTATATGAAAGCTGATATAATTGATAGCGATATAATTTCGGCTCGAGTGTATGCTGATGACGGAACAAGTTCTACTACATTTATTAATATTAATGATATTTATAAAACAAGTTTGGGTGCTAGCTGGAATAATTACATCAAGAAAAACGGAAATACGTTTCGATACGGTGTAGGTTTTAAAACAGATTATTCTTTTGACAAAGGATTTGTAAATAATGTGTTTTATGACGCAAAGATATTGTCTTTTAGCCCAAGAGTTTATTCTTCTTTTAATTATGGAGATTTATTTACTGTTGCTCCTTCATATAGTTTTAATTATGTAGAGTCTAAGTATAAAAATTATTCTATTGATGCTCGTGCTAATGTAGTTCATAAATTAAATCTAAGAACTACTAATTACTTTGGAGAAAAATGGGTTTTGAGTAATGATTTTGGATACAGCTATAATTCCAATTCAGGAAATGGTTATCGTAATGACTACAAATTATGGAATATGAGTTTGGGTTACACCTTCCTAGATAAAATGTTAACTGCAAGAATGAAAGTCTTCGATCTTTTGAATCAAAATCAAGGATACACACGTTCAATTACAGATACCTCAATACGTGATGAAGAAAATACAGTTTTGAAGCGATACGCCATGTTTTCATTGATTTATAAAATAAAGAATTTTGGAGGTATGAAACCACCGAGTTTAGATGGTAATAGAAATTCAGGAGGTAGGAAAAGAAATAGAGACGATTAA
- a CDS encoding TPM domain-containing protein: protein MRISQKTNIKNQLLKIKNQLAKKDWNLVIALLFLLNSSFLFAQYDIPEIPKMQTSVYDYANVLSSTEKAQLEEKLVHYADSTTTQIVIITIESLKGEDIGILTPKWAQQWGIGGTKKDDNGVLILLAKAERKIWIAPGYGLEDRLTAGIGGEITRNIIIPEFKAGSYFNGLDKGTDAIIDVFKGKYKGQRKQAESKDFPILPFIIIIVFIIILASKNKGGGSGGGNSGNRSGGPSLLDVILLSSLGRGSGGFGGGSSGGGFGGGGGFGGGFGGGGFSGGGSGGSW, encoded by the coding sequence ATGAGAATAAGTCAAAAGACAAATATCAAAAATCAACTTTTAAAAATTAAAAATCAATTGGCAAAAAAAGATTGGAATCTAGTTATAGCACTCCTTTTTTTACTAAACAGTAGTTTTCTGTTTGCGCAATATGACATTCCTGAAATTCCGAAAATGCAAACTTCGGTTTACGACTACGCCAATGTATTGAGCAGTACCGAGAAAGCACAACTGGAAGAAAAGCTCGTTCACTATGCTGATAGCACTACGACCCAAATCGTAATCATTACCATTGAAAGTTTAAAAGGGGAAGACATTGGAATTCTAACTCCAAAATGGGCACAACAATGGGGAATTGGAGGAACCAAAAAAGACGATAACGGAGTTTTGATTTTATTGGCTAAAGCCGAAAGAAAAATATGGATTGCACCAGGTTACGGACTTGAGGACCGATTGACGGCGGGAATCGGTGGAGAAATCACTCGTAACATTATCATTCCTGAATTCAAAGCAGGCAGTTATTTCAATGGACTTGACAAAGGTACGGATGCTATTATAGATGTTTTCAAAGGCAAATACAAAGGACAACGAAAACAAGCTGAAAGCAAAGACTTCCCCATACTTCCATTTATCATCATCATCGTATTCATTATCATACTAGCTTCCAAAAACAAAGGTGGCGGCAGTGGTGGCGGCAACTCTGGTAATAGAAGCGGAGGCCCCAGCCTACTCGATGTCATCCTACTAAGTAGTCTAGGTCGTGGCAGCGGAGGCTTCGGTGGTGGATCTTCTGGTGGTGGATTCGGCGGAGGCGGAGGCTTCGGTGGTGGATTTGGCGGTGGAGGATTCTCAGGTGGTGGTTCTGGAGGAAGCTGGTAG
- a CDS encoding TPM domain-containing protein, with the protein MSKVEDFLTSDEERSIVEAIQTAELNTSGEVRVHIENTTELDHYDRALEVFHQLGMDQTQLKNGVLIYLAVGDKNFVILGDEGINNIVPDGFWDKTKDLMLAQFKKNDFKQGLIDGILSAGEELKKHFPWASDDTNELSNEISKGE; encoded by the coding sequence ATGTCAAAAGTAGAAGATTTTTTAACCTCAGATGAAGAACGATCCATTGTAGAAGCGATCCAAACAGCAGAACTGAATACCTCGGGTGAGGTTCGGGTGCATATTGAGAACACAACTGAATTAGATCATTACGATCGTGCTTTGGAAGTTTTTCACCAACTCGGAATGGATCAAACCCAATTGAAAAATGGCGTATTAATTTACCTTGCAGTGGGAGACAAAAATTTTGTGATTCTAGGGGACGAAGGAATTAACAACATCGTTCCTGATGGATTTTGGGACAAAACTAAAGACTTGATGCTGGCACAATTCAAAAAAAACGATTTCAAACAAGGGTTGATTGACGGTATTTTGAGTGCAGGTGAGGAATTAAAAAAACATTTTCCTTGGGCTTCAGATGACACTAACGAATTATCTAACGAAATATCCAAAGGAGAATGA
- a CDS encoding LemA family protein — MDFKKFLPWIIVAVVIFAGYSWIKGINNTAVTLGQDVEQSWGDVQTAYQRRNDLIGNLVNTVKGAADFEKSTLTAVIEARAKATQTTIDPSNITTEQLAAFNQAQSGVSSSLSRLLVTVERYPELKANQNFLKLQDELASTENQILTARTRFNEAVKPYNTHIKTFPNTLFAGMFGFQEKAYFNAVQGADKPVEVKF, encoded by the coding sequence ATGGATTTTAAAAAATTTTTACCTTGGATAATTGTTGCTGTAGTTATTTTCGCAGGATATAGTTGGATTAAAGGAATCAATAATACTGCGGTGACCCTGGGTCAGGATGTAGAACAATCTTGGGGTGATGTACAAACGGCTTACCAGAGACGAAATGACTTGATTGGAAATTTAGTAAACACCGTTAAAGGTGCGGCTGATTTTGAAAAAAGCACTTTGACGGCTGTTATTGAGGCTCGTGCAAAAGCAACTCAAACGACTATTGACCCTTCTAACATTACTACTGAACAGTTAGCTGCTTTCAACCAAGCACAAAGTGGAGTAAGTAGTTCTTTATCTCGATTATTAGTGACTGTGGAGAGATATCCTGAATTGAAAGCAAATCAAAATTTCTTAAAATTACAAGATGAATTAGCTAGTACAGAAAACCAAATCTTGACAGCTCGTACTCGTTTTAACGAAGCAGTAAAACCATACAACACACATATCAAAACGTTCCCGAATACATTGTTTGCAGGAATGTTTGGATTCCAAGAAAAAGCATATTTCAACGCTGTACAAGGCGCAGATAAACCCGTAGAAGTAAAATTCTAA
- a CDS encoding MerR family transcriptional regulator: MHIELSKDKRYYSIGEIAKAFNVNASLIRFWDSEFDILKPKKNAKGNRMFTPEDVTNLQLIYHLVKERGFTLEGAKTHLKEGQKKTLDKFDIIRKLETIKVQLTNIKNEL; the protein is encoded by the coding sequence ATGCACATAGAGCTTTCTAAAGATAAAAGATATTACAGCATTGGTGAAATAGCCAAGGCTTTTAATGTGAATGCATCGCTGATCCGATTTTGGGATAGTGAATTTGATATTTTGAAACCTAAGAAAAATGCCAAAGGAAATCGCATGTTTACGCCCGAGGATGTAACCAACTTGCAATTAATTTATCATTTGGTAAAAGAAAGAGGTTTTACACTAGAAGGAGCCAAAACGCATTTGAAGGAAGGTCAAAAGAAAACCTTAGACAAATTTGATATTATTCGAAAACTAGAAACAATTAAAGTACAGTTGACGAATATTAAGAATGAGTTATAA
- a CDS encoding M23 family metallopeptidase: protein MAKVKYYYDSENLAYRKIKTKKRHKFAYLVLFLVASSLFGFLCFVALLNTPYFDTPKDRLLMRQIENLKLNYEVLNKRIEELTIVTSTIEDRDNNLYRTYFNISPIPTEERKSGFSDPNRYAELQGYDNTKLVLNTTKKVDILSNELVIQSKSLDAILKLAKEKNKLLSAIPAIQPVRNENLKRMASGFGYRTDPFTKARKMHEGMDFTAQTGTPIYATGDGVVAQADANASGYGNHVVIRHGYGYETLYAHMSKYNCRPGQRIKRGDVIGFVGSTGRSEAPHLHYEVHKDSKVVNPLNFYYGNISAVEYVAISKIANQENQSLD from the coding sequence ATGGCGAAAGTAAAATATTATTACGATTCTGAAAATCTAGCTTATCGGAAGATTAAAACTAAAAAAAGACACAAATTTGCGTATTTGGTGTTATTTTTAGTTGCTTCCTCCTTGTTTGGTTTTTTGTGTTTTGTGGCTTTATTAAATACGCCTTATTTTGACACTCCAAAAGACCGACTCTTGATGCGTCAAATTGAAAATTTAAAACTTAATTACGAAGTTTTGAATAAACGCATTGAGGAACTCACAATTGTAACTTCAACAATTGAAGACCGAGACAATAATTTGTACCGCACTTATTTCAATATTTCCCCTATTCCCACCGAAGAACGTAAATCTGGTTTTAGTGACCCAAATCGTTATGCGGAATTGCAAGGCTATGACAATACAAAACTGGTCTTGAACACTACAAAAAAGGTAGATATTTTATCTAACGAATTAGTGATTCAATCCAAATCCTTAGATGCGATTTTGAAATTAGCAAAAGAAAAAAACAAACTCTTGTCAGCCATTCCTGCCATTCAGCCAGTACGAAATGAGAATTTAAAAAGAATGGCATCAGGTTTTGGATACCGTACCGACCCTTTTACCAAAGCGCGAAAAATGCATGAAGGCATGGACTTCACTGCTCAAACAGGGACTCCAATTTACGCCACAGGGGATGGCGTGGTAGCTCAAGCAGATGCGAATGCTTCAGGTTATGGAAACCATGTGGTGATTAGGCACGGTTATGGATACGAGACATTGTATGCGCACATGAGTAAATACAACTGCCGTCCTGGACAACGGATTAAAAGAGGAGATGTAATAGGTTTTGTAGGTAGTACGGGACGATCAGAAGCACCACACCTACATTATGAAGTGCATAAGGATAGTAAAGTCGTGAATCCCTTGAATTTTTATTACGGCAATATTTCAGCAGTGGAATATGTGGCAATATCGAAGATTGCAAATCAAGAGAATCAGTCGCTTGATTAA
- the alaS gene encoding alanine--tRNA ligase, with protein MKSQDIRKAYLQFFESKGHLIVPSAPIVLKDDPTLMFNNSGMAQFKEYFLGNATPKSNRITDTQKCLRVSGKHNDLEDVGFDTYHHTMFEMLGNWSFGDYFKKEALPWAWEFLTEVLKLEKDRLYVSIFEGNEAENVPFDQDAFDIWKQFVPEDRIILGNKKDNFWEMGDQGPCGPCSEIHVDLRTDEERAAVSGRSLVNADHPQVVEIWNNVFMEFNRKADGSLEKLPAQHVDTGMGFERLCMSMQGVTSNYDTDVFTPLIAKVEGITGLKYTSNEIKNVSEEQNKTNIAIRVIVDHVRAVAFAIADGQLPSNTGAGYVIRRILRRAIRYGFTFLDTKEPFIFELVAVLADQMGEFFPEIKKQQSLVTNVIREEEASFLRTLDQGLQLLDKVILETKGKEVAGKKAFELYDTFGFPIDLTALILRERGFSLDEAGFDKAMQEQKSRSRAASEVSTDDWKILVEGNTESFVGYDQVENEVKITRIRKVDSKKDGVLYQIVLDATPFYPEGGGQVGDKGTLISANETIEIIDTKKENNLILHFAKQLPENVNASFVAKVNTDLRVLSSKNHSATHLMHEALRAILGTHVEQKGSLVNPNNLRFDFSHFSKVTDEELQQVEDFVNTRIQEQLPLIERRNIPIQQALDEGAMALFGEKYGDNVRAIKFGNSMELCGGIHVSNTAEIWHFKIVSEGAVAAGIRRIEAITSDAVKKHYASQESLLSEIKSTLKNPQDTIKAVVALQDENAKLKKQLEALLKDKAKNMKTELALEIQEINGIRFLAKQVDLNSEGAKDLAYELGTLGTNVFLVLATAEEGKPMLTCYISKELVAEKGLNAGQVVRELGKFIQGGGGGQPFFATAGGKNPAGIQEALIKAIDFVK; from the coding sequence ATGAAATCACAAGACATTCGCAAAGCATATTTACAATTCTTTGAAAGCAAAGGGCACTTAATTGTTCCTTCAGCACCTATAGTTCTAAAAGACGACCCAACCTTGATGTTCAACAACTCAGGAATGGCGCAGTTTAAAGAATACTTCTTAGGAAATGCCACTCCAAAGAGTAATCGTATTACTGATACGCAAAAGTGTCTTCGTGTTTCAGGAAAACACAATGACTTAGAGGATGTAGGTTTTGATACCTACCATCATACCATGTTCGAAATGTTAGGAAACTGGTCTTTTGGTGATTATTTCAAAAAAGAAGCTTTGCCTTGGGCTTGGGAATTCTTGACAGAGGTGTTGAAATTAGAAAAAGACCGTTTGTATGTTTCTATTTTTGAAGGTAACGAAGCAGAGAACGTCCCTTTTGACCAAGATGCATTTGATATTTGGAAACAATTTGTTCCCGAAGATCGAATTATCCTTGGAAATAAAAAAGACAATTTCTGGGAAATGGGAGATCAAGGTCCTTGTGGTCCTTGTTCTGAAATCCACGTTGATTTGCGTACGGATGAAGAAAGAGCTGCTGTTTCAGGACGTAGCCTTGTCAATGCTGATCATCCACAAGTAGTAGAGATTTGGAACAATGTATTTATGGAATTCAACCGTAAAGCGGATGGTTCCTTAGAAAAATTACCAGCACAACATGTAGATACAGGAATGGGATTTGAGCGTTTATGTATGTCGATGCAAGGTGTCACTTCTAACTATGATACCGATGTATTTACACCGCTTATTGCTAAAGTAGAAGGAATTACAGGATTAAAATACACTTCAAACGAAATCAAAAACGTTTCTGAAGAGCAGAATAAAACCAATATCGCTATTCGTGTAATAGTGGATCACGTGCGTGCCGTAGCCTTCGCTATTGCCGACGGACAATTGCCGTCAAACACAGGGGCAGGATATGTTATTCGTAGAATTTTGCGTCGTGCCATTCGTTACGGATTTACATTCTTGGATACCAAAGAGCCTTTTATCTTTGAGTTAGTTGCTGTTTTGGCAGACCAAATGGGAGAATTTTTTCCGGAAATCAAAAAACAACAATCTTTGGTTACCAATGTAATTCGTGAGGAAGAAGCTTCTTTCTTGAGAACACTTGACCAAGGATTGCAATTGCTAGACAAAGTAATTTTGGAAACGAAAGGAAAAGAAGTAGCAGGAAAAAAAGCATTCGAATTATACGATACTTTCGGTTTTCCCATTGATTTAACTGCTTTGATTCTTAGAGAAAGAGGATTTAGTTTGGACGAAGCTGGTTTTGATAAAGCCATGCAAGAACAAAAATCACGTTCTCGCGCTGCCTCTGAAGTTTCTACTGATGACTGGAAAATTCTAGTCGAAGGAAATACAGAATCTTTTGTTGGTTATGATCAAGTAGAAAACGAAGTAAAAATCACTCGTATTCGAAAAGTAGATTCTAAAAAAGATGGTGTTTTGTACCAAATCGTTCTAGATGCAACACCTTTCTACCCAGAAGGAGGAGGTCAAGTGGGCGATAAAGGAACATTGATTTCGGCAAACGAGACAATTGAAATCATCGATACCAAAAAAGAAAATAACTTAATTTTGCATTTTGCAAAGCAATTACCAGAAAACGTAAATGCCAGCTTTGTTGCCAAAGTAAACACTGATTTAAGAGTGTTGTCTTCCAAAAATCACTCGGCGACACACTTAATGCACGAAGCTTTGCGTGCTATCTTAGGAACGCATGTGGAACAAAAAGGATCTTTGGTAAACCCAAACAACTTGCGTTTTGACTTCTCTCACTTTTCAAAAGTAACAGATGAAGAATTGCAACAAGTAGAGGATTTTGTAAATACAAGAATCCAAGAGCAATTACCATTGATCGAAAGAAGAAATATTCCAATTCAACAAGCGTTGGATGAAGGTGCAATGGCTTTGTTTGGAGAAAAATATGGGGATAATGTACGTGCGATAAAATTTGGAAATAGTATGGAATTGTGCGGTGGAATCCACGTGAGCAATACTGCTGAAATTTGGCATTTCAAAATAGTTTCTGAAGGAGCTGTTGCGGCAGGAATCCGTCGTATTGAAGCCATTACTAGTGATGCAGTGAAAAAACACTATGCATCCCAAGAAAGTTTGTTGAGCGAAATTAAATCAACTTTAAAGAACCCTCAAGATACTATTAAGGCAGTTGTAGCGCTTCAAGACGAGAATGCTAAGCTGAAAAAACAATTGGAAGCCCTGTTGAAAGACAAAGCCAAAAATATGAAAACCGAATTGGCACTAGAGATACAAGAAATCAACGGTATTCGATTTCTAGCAAAACAAGTTGATTTGAATTCAGAAGGAGCAAAAGATTTGGCGTATGAATTAGGAACATTAGGAACGAACGTATTTTTAGTTTTGGCTACAGCCGAAGAAGGAAAACCAATGCTGACGTGCTATATTTCGAAAGAATTGGTTGCCGAAAAAGGATTAAACGCAGGACAAGTAGTTCGTGAATTGGGTAAATTCATCCAAGGTGGAGGTGGAGGACAACCGTTCTTTGCTACTGCAGGGGGTAAAAATCCAGCGGGTATCCAAGAAGCATTGATTAAAGCAATTGATTTTGTGAAATAG
- a CDS encoding GSCFA domain-containing protein, with amino-acid sequence MDFRLRIPIQKSNYPIDYNSEIVSLGSCFAVNIANKLDYYKFQNYCNPFGIVFNPISIEKLVERAVKKIFFTEKDVFFHNDLWHCFEVHSELSNPDKETFLSLLNQLVDATNQQLTQATHFQITYGTSWVYRNNESNQIVANCHKVPQKQFLKEILSTAAIQLAIDNTVCLIQSINPQAKFTFTVSPVRHIKDGYIENTLSKAHLITAIHSFIQNDALCTYFPSYEIMMDELRDYRFYESDMLHPSTLAIDYIWQLFKETTISQVAFDVMDTVDTIQKSLAHRPFNPNSESHIRFTVKLQNKINNLAVKYPQIQF; translated from the coding sequence ATGGATTTTAGACTGAGAATACCGATTCAAAAAAGTAATTATCCAATAGACTATAATTCGGAAATTGTGTCGTTGGGTTCTTGTTTTGCAGTAAATATTGCCAATAAATTAGATTATTATAAGTTTCAGAATTATTGTAATCCATTCGGAATTGTTTTTAATCCTATTTCTATAGAAAAGTTGGTCGAAAGAGCAGTGAAAAAAATATTTTTTACTGAAAAAGATGTTTTTTTTCATAACGATTTATGGCATTGTTTTGAAGTGCATTCGGAACTTTCGAATCCTGATAAGGAAACATTTTTAAGTTTGTTAAATCAGTTAGTTGATGCAACAAATCAACAATTAACCCAAGCAACACATTTCCAAATCACCTACGGAACCTCATGGGTATATCGCAACAATGAATCCAACCAAATAGTTGCTAATTGTCATAAAGTACCGCAAAAGCAATTTTTGAAAGAAATACTTTCAACAGCTGCAATTCAATTGGCAATCGATAATACGGTTTGTTTGATTCAGTCTATCAATCCACAAGCAAAATTTACTTTTACCGTTTCGCCAGTTCGTCACATTAAAGATGGTTATATAGAGAATACCTTGAGTAAAGCACATTTGATAACTGCGATACATAGTTTTATTCAGAATGACGCTTTATGCACGTATTTCCCATCGTACGAAATTATGATGGATGAATTACGTGATTATCGATTTTATGAGTCGGATATGTTGCATCCTAGTACTCTAGCGATTGATTATATTTGGCAGCTCTTCAAAGAAACGACAATATCTCAAGTTGCTTTTGATGTCATGGATACAGTCGATACGATTCAGAAGAGCTTAGCTCATAGACCTTTTAATCCAAATTCAGAAAGCCATATAAGGTTTACTGTCAAATTGCAAAATAAAATCAATAATTTAGCAGTCAAATATCCTCAAATTCAATTTTAA
- a CDS encoding DUF4230 domain-containing protein has protein sequence MMPAEKNKLSFFTEVRKWTVMLLVALVLFFGYQYFTKKDDTSTVEYDTALIQQQIKNVGKLVVTEGHFAEVLTYKDNKKYLGNLIAFEKKALVIVNADVTVAFDLSLVKYDIDSINKIVNIVSIPKEEIKISIDMKYYDTESSRFNEFSGDDYNKIAKIAKANIAKKIEKSPLKKNANNRFVSELSKLLIVTQTMGWKLQYNGDPMEQESDLNQKIKG, from the coding sequence ATGATGCCTGCAGAAAAAAATAAACTCTCGTTTTTTACCGAAGTTAGAAAATGGACTGTGATGCTTTTAGTAGCTTTGGTGCTTTTTTTTGGCTACCAATATTTCACCAAAAAAGACGATACTTCAACAGTTGAGTACGACACTGCGCTAATCCAACAACAAATCAAAAACGTGGGTAAATTGGTTGTTACCGAAGGTCATTTTGCTGAGGTATTGACGTATAAAGACAATAAAAAATATTTAGGAAATTTGATCGCTTTTGAGAAGAAAGCTTTAGTGATTGTCAATGCTGATGTAACTGTAGCTTTTGATTTGAGTTTGGTCAAATACGATATAGATTCCATTAATAAAATCGTCAATATTGTAAGTATTCCCAAGGAAGAAATCAAAATTAGTATTGATATGAAATATTACGATACGGAATCCAGCCGATTCAATGAATTTTCAGGTGATGACTACAATAAAATTGCGAAAATTGCGAAAGCTAATATTGCCAAGAAAATAGAGAAATCACCCTTAAAGAAAAATGCGAATAATCGTTTTGTATCCGAATTGTCTAAGTTGCTAATTGTAACCCAAACCATGGGCTGGAAATTGCAGTACAATGGAGACCCCATGGAACAAGAATCTGATTTGAATCAAAAGATTAAAGGATAA
- a CDS encoding group III truncated hemoglobin, protein MPLTDITDIEDIKLLVNTFYSKVQEDEFIGPIFNEKIMNRWPDHLEKMYRFWQTILLEVHSYSGSPFPPHKHLPVEKEHFDRWMEIFIVTVDTLFAGPIADEAKYRAKNMADMFHYKIEYFRNEGSRN, encoded by the coding sequence ATGCCTTTAACAGACATTACCGATATAGAAGACATCAAATTATTAGTCAATACTTTTTACTCTAAAGTTCAAGAAGACGAATTCATTGGTCCTATTTTTAATGAGAAAATAATGAATCGTTGGCCAGACCATTTGGAAAAAATGTACCGTTTTTGGCAAACTATATTATTGGAAGTTCACTCTTATTCTGGCAGCCCTTTCCCTCCTCACAAACATTTGCCCGTTGAGAAAGAACATTTTGATCGTTGGATGGAAATTTTTATCGTAACCGTTGATACACTTTTTGCCGGTCCAATTGCTGATGAAGCTAAATATCGAGCCAAAAATATGGCTGATATGTTTCATTATAAAATTGAGTATTTTAGGAATGAAGGAAGTCGTAATTAA